The genomic segment AGGGACCTCTGGCACGTAGCTTGTCCAACTCTATTTCTATAGCATTcaaaaaaacatctcaatgttGACGTCTTCTTGTAGAAGCAAGAACTGAGGCCACCAAAGCAGAGGACTGGACACCAAAAACAATGAATCCCCTATTTCCCAAAACATCATATAACCTTCTCAAGGGACTCCAGTTATCGAACCAAAATGAAGTTTGCAGTCCGCTTCTAATGTCCATCGAAGAAAAAACCTTGACTTGGGCTCTGTATTTTAGTAACTTCTTCCACATCCAACTGCCATGACTTGTTGTCTCGCTAATTGACCAAAAGGAAGCAGACCGAATAAGCTCTCGCTTCACCCAGTTAACCCACAGAGAGTGAGAACCGAAAATaagtcaccaattgatctgcagatcaattggtgacagcttgtcctgtggaaatgttgttaaagggtggggaccagggttcgaggaatacttggcgcaccaataacctactgtggatttggatgaatagttccatttgcccagtgaagggttaggatcgatgtcctgtagggccagcttggggtgtgttgggccggctagcggtgggctagtggggtccacggacggtccgttggagCAACTAGCAGTGAgactagtggggtccacggacgggttgtcacataaaaattgcagatcaattggtaacagcttgtcctgtgggaaagttgttaaagggtgaggaccaggattcgaggaacgcctggcgcaccaataacctactggtggattgggatatccacagtgatgggctAGGATCGAATTCCCTGCAGGACCAGCTTgaggtccgttgggacggctagcagtgggctagcagggtccatggacggtccgttgggcagctagcagtgggctagtggggtccgcgggacagGTTGTCACATGTACGCAATGttcttttagtaattatatatagatatcatttatcaaaattttatataattaacataacatTATCATTTTACATaggtatcatttatcaatattttatataattaccacaacattataattttgcaaataagaaagaattaaatattaatattataaactgacaaaataaattattgataattaaagatttaaatattaatatcataatttggaaaaatataatgtgatggttattaaattctttactaatttcaagctataaaatattagaatattataataattatttgttgacaaaaaaattataatatttgtttcacagtttttgtgccaaaatatcaaatcaatttattctaaaataatttcaagatataaaacaatatgatatatatatatatagatataactTTTCCTTTATGTGAcatttgtaggttttgaaatatataagtTGAATCGAAATTTTGGAGTatatatagaagtgaacatGTGAAATGTGGTTATGTATTAAAAAGGGTTAGATGAAGAAGGTCTTAGACACATAACATATTTTCACTTGTAATTGTCAGTAAATGTTGTTTTGAAtgcctattttgtatatcaatgttgtaatttattgatttatgatccatttgataaaattttcatataaaaaattttagttttagatcataattcataaaccctaatagATTATATCTTAGTCACAATATTTATGCTACTTATTACCCAtgctattttattatataaagttgggttttcaaattagtcattaacagtatcatgacatgtgtcaagtataatgatgagatgttgacatgtgtcaaatattattatttctcaaaacatctaattaagaaaataacattaaatctaaataaaatttacatgtttatattttttaaaaaaattctaaatcaaaaagaaaaattaacaaaactaatctatttttcattgtatgctacttatattatacatgttttctcaataaaattttgacatgtataaacaaaaaagtaattcactaagcatgtatattattattataaataaataatgaataacaagtttaaaaagaataacataagttatgtcaaaagaatttttttttttgaataattttcaaatttttatttttattatattatattaactttctttcaatttctcaacttttattggattaatcataaaatcattgtaatcgagtagATGATTTTcacagttgttcatccaaaatatctttggagtaaaaaaaaattcatggttaaagaaattatgtcacaaaacaattttagtaattataagaactataattatgccaaaatgaaagtaaaagaacataaaatttgtttaatttgtttagaagacattttataggtggtgaataggagcatactttaacagtaaaataattttgggtgtaagaacatatttttaatggtaaaacatagagtaaaattgtatttgattacttattagatgttgctttgatgaatttgttgcgtgtaaaatattttgtggataagttgtgaaacgtttttgaaatttgacaataataatatctataatgatgagtatttggcaaaagttttagtggaatataatttagctttagattattgtaataactgttataatatattaaatatatataaatataaataaatgtatgaaggtaaatacaaatattctctaacttaaattatttatatatttacttcaggaaataaattttctttatatatttttaaaaaattgtttaagatttaggatttattttcttcgaCAACTTTTAAACCCGTACATCGtgcgggcccttatctagtatatatatatagacgaaactagttttatttattgttatatctttttctgaattttcaagttttgattATTTCGATGatgatatgtgatttttttttaatagagcttttaaaatttgatgCCAAAAAGAGTTAAGAAACATAtacttatttatatgtttatttttgaactaaaaagtccaatatataaaattttcatgcCTTACAGTATAATGGTTACACATTAGaccactatattttttttatgacacCTATGAACCCGAACAACAACAAtgacatatatgtttttttccaaaacgtTTGCAAAAGCCACCTCTTTTGCATTCTGGAACACAATATTTCCAGcattttccatctttatcaGGATTATCATCTATTCCTGGAAGACATCTTCCGAGACTTCGATATTCTCTACAACATCTTGACTTTATTTCGTATACCCACGGCGCAATGTTTGTTTCTCCGTCTATTTTGTTGAAACCTAAATTTCAATAACAATATGATTGTTAATTACATACATAAAattttcagataaaaaaaaaacttaatgtaTTAATATTAAACACTAAAGAAAAAATACCCATGCATAACACAATAGTCgcaaataaaaccaaataaataatcatTAGTCTTAAcatctttctcttgtttggtgGCTAAAGcaaatattattaatgtttgaTACTTTTCTTTGaatggaaaaaaatgaagtagttgtttggtatttataattagaattaCCATCAAGAGTTTCTTGGAACACTATCTTTAGAGTAATGAACATAAATTTAATTGGTCAAACGAATAAAACacattaacaacaaaaatagcTTAAAAATTTGACCAATTTATTAACTTTCTAGTTACTATCTTTATGTAAAGATGTAATATGCATGATTTATTTcaataaatgtatttatttactTTGTAAGATAAAGCGCAAACCAATATGAAGTAGGCCAGTAGGGTTAGAATTTCATTTCCTTCAAGACACACaatgtaatattttgaaaacatcagacacataattgtaaaataaaattattaattaattttaagaaagcaaaactaataaaataaaatataacttaaaacaaaggaatatataatataatgtcaACCAAATGATTATTTACTAGTTGTGAGTTGCTAGCTCCACCTCGAAGGAGAGCACTCCTCATTCGAGTACCTTGAAAGGGAAGAttatctaaaaataatattatcgAAGTCTGTTCAAGAACCTGGGAAGAACATTGGTCCAATGAATTCTGAAATTTCCAGGTTAATGAAAAATGATGTCAAGTCGGTTTTGTACATTTAAACATATgtgatcatttatttttttcaccttAATATATCCAGACATTCATCAACAGATATACATGCTAGTTAAGTTGTTACAAAATGGAATAGTTATCTCATTACAAAGTCTCAAATGCTTGGAGATTTCTACATATGTAGAATTTCATAgagaaaattcccaaaaaaaataccaactatttaatattttagccagaaaaaaacatgaacttttttcgttgccagaaaaatacgccaattattttttagttgataaaatatatacgaactattatttttttccagtttctcCTTGTCTCTGTTACGACCGTTAATGGTATTGTGACGGcgttactatttaaaaaaaaatccaaaaaaaacacaaactatttatttttgccagaaaaatatatgaacttttttttctttgcctgaaaaatacataattttcatttcttatttttccactaacaatgttagagatcataactcataacttTCTCTGCTCTCTTGAATTTCATACAAGTTTTCACTACTATTTATgataactaaattcaagaacaaaaatacacaattagattAATCGATTTCCAAATTTCTTAATGAGTATTGTTTTTGCATAAATAAATGGTGAATCTGGTTAGGTTACAAGAGTTGATGTCCTACAAAATGGCTATAATCTGCGATCTCGATCAAGTTTGCGTACACCAGCCCATTTGATGATTTACACTGGCTATAAGAATCATAAAAGGTACTAAACTAAAGAgatgaatattttttgaaatgtgTACAAAGGTCTACAAAGGTGGAGATCTCATAAAATTTTAGAGAAGTGTTGATgaagtttaaaaaattatgtatttttcaagcaaagaaaaaaagttcatgtatttttctggcaaacAATAaatactttgtgtttttttctggaattttttttaaaactagtAACACGGTCGTAACGGAGACGACgagaaactggaaaaaaataGTAGTTCGTGTAtattttatcaactaaaaaatagtcTAGGTATTTTTCTGGCgacaaaaaaagtttatgtttttttcaggcaaatattaaatagttgatgtttttttgggaattttcccGAATTTCATATAAAGACTTGccaattttcttaaaaaataaatagaacaaGTGCAcaattttaaatacataattacataaaattgGTGTTGTTTAttattctatattatgaaattttagagtatatatatgagtgtgtgtgtgattcattttttgttttagatgtTTCCAAATCTGATATGAATGAATAGAAGGGACATGGAATTTTTGCACTTAGAACAATGAAAtgcttctttttcatctttatattttagatctttataatttatagatGTATATTAATCTACATTATAACAGTGACATATATGttccttttcaaaaaaaaaaaacagaatccaTTCCTCCGCTTTCGCACCCTTCAATAATGCAAAATTTTGGGCATTTTTCATCACTAGTAGTAGAATCATCAATACCTGAAATACATCTTCCAATTTCCGGATGCTCTATATTACACGACAATTTCATATTGTGTATATCCACCACACTATGTTAATATGTCTATCTACTTTTTTAGAATGCATATATCGTATATGGACAAATCTTTAAATGTACTaagttttgaacccacgctatgtgtgagtttatttgatatattttggtaacAGTTATATATGATTGACGacagttataaaatattatcttataaaaaaattaaatttctattaaggcaaaacttttatttcagatacacattagaaaaaatatatatataaatcaattgtattaaaaaatccaatttgatcaaaagaatcatcaaTTTAACTGGACGTCCAGGCAAGACGGATTGAACATTCAAACTGGTGACCTtgcatatcctaaaccatttctttgaccatcaGACAAACGAAAATTTTAgaatcatgaattaatcttatttctcatatttaattgaccgTCACCATCTACGTCTTCGTGTTTTATTCACTGTTTACTTACTATTTATATCCTTTCTCGTCATTttaattgtcaaattttcatgataattatcatcattACTTTTATCCCGGTTTTTCGTTgtacttttcttcttcctcttcctcatcagcttcctcacattcttccactgaataatcatttaaaaccatttttttagactaccaaaaaacttgttaacccatcaaactccaagacaaAAATCATTGcctattttctcataaaatttcatGGATCATCATAGTCACCACatgcactcaattattgatactttcacctATATAATTATTCAGTTTTagatccacatgcattcaaactttttgaaccaaaatctttaatactacaaaattgcaaattacttgtagagaaagtaatatgaataCATATATAGCTAATAAAATTGTGTTTGTCGCCGAtccttttttttaaacctcaaaaattaactcaaagaatatcaaatcaaggtcttgcgacgttaatccttcttccttagatccaaaaattaaaacaaattactgaaacaatatcaaatcacctataaagtcatacacaaaaacatgttttacagttCATAAGAGATGTAAAGcacaaaaaaagagattaatgatacttaaacttttgatagagtttaaatatttttaatattttaaactttaaaaaatgttaatcagtgacatgtcgaatcccgataggttgtttaaaatcctatgtggacggcttaaagagcttatagctccaacttttattagtatagatatttataatatttttaaatttgaatgcATGATAAATCAAGGTTACTTCTCATTTGTAGTTGGAAgaatattagtcttatttataatggttcacagccattgtctaaaaattttctagccgatgtgggacgttgtacatacatttatttataattattttaatatagaaattttatataattccaaaaatgttaagtatTGAGATGTAATCCCGAttggttatttaaaaaaaaaaaatctgaatatacaaaattctggaaattttttaaaatgctaattagtgacatgtttaatccctattggttgttttaaattcCAAGTGGACGTCTTAAGAAGCTTATAGCTCTTCGAACCCtagtccccaccctttaacaactttcccacaggacaagctgtcaccaattgacctgcagatcagttggtgacagcttgtcttgtgggaaggttgttaaagggtggggaccagggttcgaggaacgtctggcgcaccaataacctattggtagattgggatatccacagtgataggttaggatcgatgctctGCAGgaccagcttggagtccgttgggacggctagcagtgggctagcaggatccacggacggtccgttggggcagctaacAGTGGGTTAGTAGGGTCCGCGGAACGGGTTGTTACACGAGTAatcatttaaaagataaaatggGATGGTACATGGAACAAGACGGATCGGAATGGGAAAGTACGGATGGGATTATATACGCATGATaatccaaactaaaaccaaactgaaatctgatatttggatttaataCCAATATTGTACAAATACTTAATTgatgtatttaaaataataaaattctaaCTTACatttatgaatttaaattttatataaaaatattttacccGCGCTGTAGCACGGATTACTACCTAGTTTATACTACTTATTAAAGACTAGAGATTGAAATGTATTTCAgaaatcttaatatagatgaGACGAATTAAAGGAGTTGTTTCATATTAATAACTAGAATTATAGTTAAGGATTTGGCCGATTGCTTATAAACTTTAAGTCTTTAACATAGTAATTAGGCATGACCAAAATTAAACTGTAACCATATTTCGGACCATAACGATATTTCGGACCATAACCATATTTCGGACCGTAACCGGATCGTATCTGAACCGTAACCaaaccgtaaccgtataaaatggttaaaaaccgtaaccgttaaccataaatatatggttaaattatattaactataacTGTTaattaaccgtaaccgtatcAAAAAAGTTGGTTAACCGCATAGTTAAACCGTAATTTGTTAACCATAAccgttttaaaaacataataaaatatactaataattatttatttaatatgaatcatatgatatatagaaataggAGTACActaaaagaacatattaattataaataagtaatataaattatattatatcatcaaataatatcaaccgtatcatattattaAATAACCGTAATCATATATAACTGTAACTGCTTCAACCGGAACCGTATTTAACCGTAACTATTTAACCGTTTATTAAATAGTTAtggttaaggttaaacaaaatttataaccaTAATTGGCGGTTAAAAAACCGTAACCGTGATAACCATAACTGTGGTCATACCTAATAATAATGAACATATAATTATTGgctggttaaaaaaaaaattattattggcTGGTCACCCAAATTGAACGTATATccaaaatttggtattttcgTCAGTCTTTATGTAAAGAAGCACCACTGTCTTTAGGAAGCATATTTGTTAGTTGGTTTGGGTTCAGTTTTGTGTAGTAAAGTTTTAGCTAAAAGTCTTAACCAAAATTAGTTCGGTCTAACGTGTGTTTGTTATCGGTTTCAACTTTGTTCTTGTTAGAATCGGTTTCCAAAAGACTTATTTTTATGGTATGGTTTCAACTTGCAAGAGGCTCGCTTAGATATTATTTTAACCAAAGTACAAACCGCATTCGAAATTTATGacccaaattgaaacaagaaccGAACAGATCAGAAACACTTTATCTGGTTCGATTTCAAAGCTCATAACTAAcgttattttatatattcacaGACAACTCTGATCAAAGAAGGAGCTTAGTTCCACACCATCTAGAAGCTTCACCGTGGCTGATAGATGTGATGATTACGGCGACAACAGAAATTTGGATTcatgtgcttcttcttctggctACACTTTGGTGAACACGACGACATCAACGACACCTTTGATCTGTTCAGCTTCTCTTTCGTAGTCTCCGCCATGTTCAGAAGCATCTTCAAATACTTAGCAACATCTGTTTCTGCCatagtaattaacaaaaacactTATGAGAAACTTTTCTCAGATCTGACAATTTAAACAGTAGAGATTCCACAAATCGTTACCGGTAACTGAATCAACCGTAGATCTACCATCGGACGAAGCGATCATCTCCTCGAACTCTTcttcaaaaacagagaaatcatcGTCGCCGTCGTCGAACTCGTACTCAGAGTTGGAACTGAGCCAGAAGTCACGGAACCATTTGGATGTCGTCACCAGATCCCACCACTTGGGTGAAAAGTCCTCGACCTCACGAAATCCAACCGGATCGAACACCGGCGCGTTCGGGTTTAACGTCGATAACAACCTCCGATCTACCATCGCCGACATCTTCAAAACCTCACAAAACTCACACACTCCTACGAACTCAGATTGTCAGAAAATTATGAACTGACTGATGATATTGAAACCAGGAATCAGAAAGTTTTGTACCTTTCTCCGATCAACGAGTCAAACTGAAGAGTCTTAGAGCGAGTCACACTTATGAATTGAGATGTGAGGAAGCTTGGAACGGCTTTTTAAACAAGAGAAAAGCAAGTAGTAGCCGGTAAAACCCGGTAAGAGTCACAGACACGTGTGACGGGTACAATGACGATCTAATGGTCATGAATAATAACAGGGTGATCTGACGGTGTAGATATGCACAATAATTGGATAATACGCTCCTTGGTTACTGGATAAGGTActatgttttgcttattattattactgtttAGATAAactgaagatatttttttgtgttacttAAGGTAAGAAGGAAATTTCTAGAACGTAGCTAAAAAGCCCATTAGGGTAAACGAAATAAACGTAGGGAAATTGGCACagataactcaaaaaaaaattataattaactaTCTAACTACTCTAACCGTATAAATACTATACACACTATATAATCTACAATATAAACAATTTTACCCTTGATTCAATACCAATACAATACCAACCCTTCTACCTTCTatcaaccaccaccaccttcaCCGGACCGCCGCCAGAACACCGCCGAACTACCGCCGGACTGCCGTCGGACTACCGCCAGACCACCGTTGGACCACCGCCGGACCACNNNNNNNNNNNNNNNNNNNNNNNNNNNNNNNNNNNNNNNNNNNNNNNNNNNNNNNNNNNNNNNNNNNNNNNNNNNNNNNNNNNNNNNNNNNNNNNNNNNNNNNNNNNNNNNNNNNNNNNNNNNNNNNNNNNNNNNNNNNNNNNNNNNNNNNNNNNNNNNNNNNNNNNNNNNNNNNNNNNNNNNNNNNNNNNNNNNNNNNNNNNNNNNNNNNNNNNNNNNNNNNNNNNNNNNNNNNNNNNNNNNNNNNNNNNNNNNNNNNNNNNNNNNNNNNNNNNNNNNNNNNNNNNNNNNNNNNNNNNNNNNNNNNNNNNNNNNNNNNNNNNNNNNNNNNNNNNNNNNNNNNNNNNNNNNNNNNNNNNNNNNNNNNNNNNNNNNNNNNNNNNNNNNNNNNNNNNNNNNNNNNNNNNNNNNNNNNNNNNNNNNNNNNNNNNNNNNNNNNNNNNNNNNNNNNNNNNNNNNNNNNNNNNNNNNNNNNNNNNNNNNNNNNNNNNNNNNNNNNNNNNNNNNNNNNNNNNNNNNNNNNNNNNNNNNNNNNNNNNNNNNNNNNNNNNNNNNNNNNNNNNNNNNNNNNNNNNNNNNNNNNNNNNNNNNNNNNNNNNNNNNNNNNNNNNNNNNNNNNNNNNNNNNNNNNNNNNNNNNNNNNNNNNNNNNNNNNNNNNNNNNNNNNNNNNNNNNNNNNNNNNNNNNNNNNNNNNNNNNNNNNNNNNNNNNNNNNNNNNNNNNNNNNNNNNNNNNNNNNNNNNNNNNNNNNNNNNNNNNNNNNNNNNNNNNNNNNNNNNNNNNNNNNNNNNNNNNNNNNNNNNNNNNNNNNNNNNNNNNNNNNNNNNNNNNNNNNNNNNNNNNNNNNNNNNNNNNNNNNNNNNNNNNNNNNNNNNNNNNNNNNNNNNNNNNNNNNNNNNNNNNNNNNNNNNNNNNNNNNNNNNNNNNNNNNNNNNNNNNNNNNNNNNNNNNNNNNNNNNNNNNNNNNNNNNNNNNNNNNNNNNNNNNNNNNNNNNNNNNNNNNNNNNNNNNNNNNNNNNNNNNNNNNNNNNNNNNNNNNNNNNNNNNNNNNNNNNNNNNNNNNNNNNNNNNNNNNNNNNNNNNNNNNNNNNNNNNNNNNNNNNNNNNNNNNNNNNNNNNNNNNNNNNNNNNNNNNNNNNNNNNNNNNNNNNNNNNNNNNNNNNNNNNNNNNNNNNNNNNNNNNNNNNNNNNNNNNNNNNNNNNNNNNNNNNNNNNNNNNNNNNNNNNNNNNNNNNNNNNNNNNNNNNNNNNNNNNNNNNNNNNNNNNNNNNNNNNNNNNNNNNNNNNNNNNNNNNNNNNNNNNNNNNNNNNNNNNNNNNNNNNNNNNNNNNNNNNNNNNNNNNNNNNNNNNNNNNNNNNNNNNNNNNNNNNNNNNNNNNNNNNNNNNNNNNNNNNNNNNNNNNNNNNNNNNNNNNNNNNNNNNNNNNNNNNNNNNNNNNNNNNNNNNNNNNNNNNNNNNNNNNNNNNNNNNNNNNNNNNNNNNNNNNNNNNNNNNNNNNNNNNNNNNNNNNNNNNNNNNNNNNNNNNNNNNNNNNNNNNNNNNNNNNNNNNNNNNNNNNNNNNNNNNNNNNNNNNNNNNNNNNNNNNNNNNNNNNNNNNNNNNNNNNNNNNNNNNNNNNNNNNNNNNNNNNNNNNNNNNNNNNNNNNNNNNNNNNNNNNNNNNNNNNNNNNNNNNNNNNNNNNNNNNNNNNNNNNNNNNNNNNNNNNNNNNNNNNNNNNNNNNNNNNNNNNNNNNNNNNNNNNNNNNNNNNNNNNNNNNNNNNNNNNNNNNNNNNNNNNNNNNNNNNNNNNNNNNNNNNNNNNNNNNNNNNNNNNNNNNNNNNNNNNNNNNNNNNNNNNNNNNNNNNNNNNNNNNNNNNNNNNNNNNNNNNNNNNNNNNNNNNNNNNNNNNNNNNNNNNNNNNNNNNNNNNNNNNNNNNNNNNNNNNNNNNNNNNNNNNNNNNNNNNNNNNNNNNNNNNNNNNNNNNNNNNNNNNNNNNNNNNNNNNNNNNNNNNNNNNNNNNNNNNNNNNNNNNNNNNNNNNNNNNNNNNNNNNNNNNNNNNNNNNNNNNNNNNNNNNNNNNNNNNNNNNNNNNNNNNNNNNNNNNNNNNNNNNNNNNNNNNNNNNNNNNNNNNNNNNNNNNNNNNNNNNNNNNNNNNNNNNNNNNNNNNNNNNNNNNNNNNNNNNNNNNNNNNNNNNNNNNNNNNNNNNNNNNNNNNNNNNNNNNNNNNNNNNNNNNNNNNNNNNNNNNNNNNNNNNNNNNNNNNNNNNNNNNNNNNNNNNNNNNNNNNNNNNNNNNNNNNNNNNNNNNNNNNNNNNNNNNNNNNNNNNNNNNNNNNNNNNNNNNNNNNNNNNNNNNNNNNNNNNNNNNNNNNNNNNNNNNNNNNNNNNNNNNNNNNNNNNNNNNNNNNNNNNNNNNNNNNNNNNNNNNNNNNNNNNNNNNNNNNNNNNNNNNNNNNNNNNNNNNNNNNNNNNNNNNNNNNNNNNNNNNNNNNNNNNNNNNNNNNNNNNNNNNNNNNNNNNNNNNNNNNNNNNNNNNNNNNNNNNNNNNNNNNNNNNNNNNNNNNNNNNNNNNNNNNNNNNNNNNNNNNNNNNNNNNNNNNNNNNNNNNNNNNNNNNNNNNNNNNNNNNNNNNNNNNNNNNNNNNNNNNNNNNNNNNNNNNNNNNNNNNNNNNNNNNNNNNNNNNNNNNNNNNNNNNNNNNNNNNNNNNNNNNNNNNNNNNNNNNNNNNNNNNNNNNNNNNNNNNNNNNNNNNNNNNNN from the Camelina sativa cultivar DH55 chromosome 12, Cs, whole genome shotgun sequence genome contains:
- the LOC104732235 gene encoding polyadenylate-binding protein-interacting protein 2-like isoform X1; amino-acid sequence: MSAMVDRRLLSTLNPNAPVFDPVGFREVEDFSPKWWDLVTTSKWFRDFWLSSNSEYEFDDGDDDFSVFEEEFEEMIASSDGRSTVDSVTETDVAKYLKMLLNMAETTKEKLNRSKVSLMSSCSPKCSQKKKHMNPNFCCRRNHHIYQPR
- the LOC104732235 gene encoding polyadenylate-binding protein-interacting protein 2-like isoform X2, whose amino-acid sequence is MSAMVDRRLLSTLNPNAPVFDPVGFREVEDFSPKWWDLVTTSKWFRDFWLSSNSEYEFDDGDDDFSVFEEEFEEMIASSDGRSTVDSVTDVAKYLKMLLNMAETTKEKLNRSKVSLMSSCSPKCSQKKKHMNPNFCCRRNHHIYQPR
- the LOC104732234 gene encoding putative defensin-like protein 20; the encoded protein is MLRLMIIYLVLFATIVLCMGFNKIDGETNIAPWVYEIKSRCCREYRSLGRCLPGIDDNPDKDGKCWKYCVPECKRGGFCKRFGKKHICHCCCSGS